One region of Thermodesulfobacteriota bacterium genomic DNA includes:
- a CDS encoding DNA-directed RNA polymerase subunit alpha produces MQKNWRELVKPKKLEVDRDTLTDTYGKFVAEPMERGFGLTVGNSLRRILLSSLRGAAITSVRFDGVLHEFSSISGVKEDVSDMILNLKQVRLSMDGEGPRTLKLKIKGPAEVKASDLETDDSVGVLNPDLHIVSIAKDGKIDCEMEAGTGQGYVPAERNKAPEQPIGTIPIDSIFQPVSKVNFDVTHARVGQRTDYDKLTMEVWTTGAVDPQNAVAIAAKILKDQLSVFITFEEGHEEVEEGSEVRPAFNENLFKTVDELELSVRSANCLKNANIKYIGEMVRKTDQEMLKTKNFGRKSFNEIKEILHGMGLDFGMNLEGFPPREDLDKVHLERKEPA; encoded by the coding sequence GGTCGACAGGGACACACTTACCGACACCTACGGCAAGTTCGTAGCCGAGCCCATGGAGAGGGGTTTCGGGCTTACCGTGGGGAACTCTCTGAGGAGGATACTCCTGTCCTCGCTGCGCGGCGCGGCTATAACCAGTGTCAGGTTCGACGGCGTGCTGCATGAGTTCTCCTCCATCTCCGGGGTGAAGGAGGACGTCTCCGACATGATACTTAACCTGAAGCAGGTCAGGCTCAGCATGGACGGCGAGGGCCCCAGGACCTTGAAGCTCAAGATAAAGGGGCCGGCCGAGGTCAAGGCCTCCGACCTGGAGACCGACGATTCCGTCGGTGTGCTTAACCCGGACCTCCACATAGTCTCGATCGCCAAGGACGGGAAGATCGATTGCGAGATGGAGGCCGGCACGGGTCAGGGCTACGTCCCGGCCGAGAGGAACAAGGCCCCGGAACAGCCGATCGGCACCATACCCATAGACTCGATATTCCAGCCGGTCTCGAAGGTGAACTTCGACGTCACACACGCGAGGGTCGGCCAGAGGACCGATTACGATAAGCTTACCATGGAGGTGTGGACCACCGGGGCGGTGGACCCGCAGAACGCCGTGGCCATAGCCGCCAAGATATTGAAGGACCAGTTGAGCGTATTTATCACCTTCGAAGAGGGGCATGAAGAGGTCGAGGAGGGGTCCGAAGTCAGGCCCGCCTTCAACGAGAACCTCTTTAAGACGGTCGACGAGCTTGAGCTCTCGGTCAGGTCCGCGAACTGCCTTAAGAACGCCAACATCAAGTACATCGGCGAGATGGTGCGTAAGACCGACCAGGAGATGCTCAAGACCAAGAACTTCGGCAGGAAGTCCTTCAACGAGATAAAGGAGATACTCCACGGCATGGGGCTGGATTTCGGTATGAATCTCGAGGGTTTCCCTCCGAGGGAAGATCTCGATAAGGTGCACCTTGAGCGCAAGGAGCCGGCGTAA